The Achromobacter spanius genome includes the window GCTGACGCGCGTGACCGACAAGCGGCGCGTGCGCCACGACCATGCAGATATCTTCTGCACGCTGGTCGAAGGCGTGCGCGGCCAGCGTGCCAAGGACTGGCGGCTGGTGGACGACGTGGTCAAGCCCGCGCGTTTTGAAGAGGCGGTGCGTGAACGGGCGATGGCGCTGGCGGAAAGCAGCGACCGCCAGGGGACTGAGCCCGGCATTGCGCTGACGCCGATCGAACGCACTGAAGGCGCGGACCATTTGTCGTACCGCTACGTGGATATCCAGGTTGACCGCGACAAGCGCCTGGCAACCTGGACCGTGCGCGCTCCGGAAGGCGAGGTGCCATCCGAACTGGCTGACATCATGGCCGCGGGCGCCGCATGGTGGCCCTTGCAGATGGCGCGTGAACTGGACGACGCCATCTTGACGATGCGCACCAACGAGCTGGACATCGGCACCTGGATCTTCAAGACCGAAGGCGACGCCGCTGCCGTGTTGGCCGCCGACGCCACGCTGCAACGGCACGCGGGCCACTGGTTCGTGCGTGAAACGGCCGGCATGCTGCGCCGCACGCTGGCGCGCCTGGACGTTACCTCGCGCAGCCTGTTCGCGCTGATCGAACCCGGCTCCTGCTTTGTGGGCACCTTGCTGGAACTGGCGCTGGCCGCCGACCGTAGCTACATGCTGGATAGCGAGGCGGATGCCGGTGCCGACGTTGATGAACCTGCCGCGCAGATCGTCGTGGGCGAACGCAACTTCGGCGCCTATCCGATGGTGAACGGGCAAAGCCGCTTGCAGCGCCGCTTCTATGAAGAAATCGAGCCGCTGGAAGCCGTGCGCGCCCGCGCCGGGCAAGCCCTGTCGGCCGTCGACGCGCTGAACCTGGGCCTGGTGACCTACGCGCCCGACAGCATCGACTGGGACGACGAGGTGCGGATGATGCTTGAGGAACGCCGCGCGCTCTCGCCCGACGCCTTGACCGGGCTGGAAGCCAACCTGCGCTTTGGAGGCAAAGAGACGATGGAAACCCGCATCTTCGGGCGCCTGACGGCCTGGCAGAACTGGATCTTCAACCGCCCCAACGCGGCCGGCGACAAGGGCGCGCTAAAGCTCTACGGCAAGGGCGAGCAGGCCGCGTTCGACTGGAAGCGGGTCTGAAAATCGGTCATAGAAGCCGGTCTTAGAAGCCGGCCATGGAAGCCGGTCTTCGACGCCGAGCCGGAAAACAAACAAGGAGCGAGACAATGTCTGGAATCAACTACACCGATAAGATCCCCAATAACGTCAACCTGTCCGGCGATCGCACCTTGCAACGCGCGCTGGAACATTGGCAGCCCAACTACCTGCAATGGTGGCAAGACATGGGGCCTGACGGCTCGCATGGCTTCGACGTCTACCTGCGCACGGCAGTCAGCGTGGAACCCGATGGCTGGGCCAACTTCGACCACGTGCGCATGCCGGATTACCGTTGGGGCATCTTCCTGGCGCCGCAGGACGGCCAGCGCAAGATCCACTTCGGCGAAAACATCGGCCGCGACGTGTGGCAGGATGTGCCGGGCGAACACCGCGCCAATCTGCGCCGCATCATCGTGACGCAGGGCGACACCGAACCCGCATCGATCGAACAGCAACGCCACCTGGGCCTGACCGCGCCGTCGCAGTACGACCTGCGCAACCTGTTCCAGATCAACGTTGAAGAAGGCCGCCACCTGTGGGCCATGGTGTATTTGCTGCATCGCTACTTCGGCCGCGATGGCCGCGAAGAGGCCGACGCGCTGTTGCAGCGCACGTCGGGCGATGCCGACAACCCGCGCATCCTGGGTGCCTTCAACGAGAAGACGCCCGACTGGCTGGCCTTCTACATGTTTACCTACTTCACCGACCGCGACGGCAAGTTCCAGTTGTGCGCGTTGGCAGAGTCCAGCTTCGACCCGCTGGCGCGCACCACCAAGTTCATGCTGACCGAAGAAGCGCACCACATGTTCGTGGGCGAATCCGGTATCTCGCGCGTGATCCAGCGCACCTGCGAAGTGATGAACCAGTTGAAGACCGACGATCCGCAAAGCGTGCGCGCGGCCGGCGTGATTGATCTGCCCACCATCCAGCGCTATTTGAATTTCCACTACAGCGTCACCATCGACCTGTTCGGCGCGGATCAGTCGTCGAACGCGGCCATCTTCTATGGCTCGGGCTTGAAGGGCCGCTATGAAGAGTCCAAGCGCACCGACGACCACCAGTTGAAGAACGACACCTATCGCGTGCTGACCGTGAACAACGGCAAGCTGAACGAGGTGGAAGTGCCCATGCTGAACGCCCTGAACGAAGTGCTGCGCGATGACTTCATCCGCGATTCGGTGGCGGGTATTGGCCGCTGGAACAAGGTCATCGAAAAAAGTGGTATTCCGTTCCGCCTGCAGGTGCCGCACAAGGCGTTCAACCGGCAGATCGGCACGCTGGCCGGGATCCGCATGTCGCCCGAAGGCGAGATCGTGTCCGAAGCGCAATGGCAGGCCAACAGCCACAAGTGGCTGCCCACGCCTGAAGACCGCGCGTTTGTCGCGTCGCTGATGGGGCGGGTGACGGAACCCGGCAAGTTCGCCAATTGGATCGCGCCGCCCGTCATGGGCGTCAACCGCCAGCCAGTGAACTTCGATTACGTCCGTTTCAACTGAAGGCGACGGGGCGGCGCGCGCATGCCGCCCGCCCGCGCATTGGGAAGACCGCGATGAACGCTCCCTTACCCGCACAGGTGCTCAAGCAGCACCTGATCGACCCCGAGATCTGTATCCGCTGCAACACGTGCGAAGAGACCTGTCCGGTTGACGCGATCACGCACGATTCCAACAACTACGTGGTGGACCCTGACATCTGCAATGGCTGCATGGCCTGTGTGCCGCCGTGCCCAACGGGCTCGATCGACAACTGGCGGCTGATGGTGCGCAGCGAAGCGTATTCGGTGCAAGAGCAATTGGGCTGGGAAGAGTTGCCCAAGGAAAAGGCGTTGCCGGTGGCGGATGAGGCTGTGGCGGCGGCGGCACCTTCGGATGACGTGTCCGAGGCGCTGGCGCAGCCTTCCGGGCAAGCGTCCTTCACGCTGCCGGGTGCCTCCGTGCCGCCATGGTCGGCCGCGCATCCCTACGTCAATCTTTACACGCACAAGGCGCCGATGACGGCCACCGTAGTCGGCAACTATCGCGTGACGGGCGCCGATACCGAAAGCGACATCCATCACATCGTGCTGGACTTCGGCGAGCTGCCGTTTCCCGTGTTGGAGGGTCAGTCCATCGGCATCCTGCCCCCCGGCGTGGACGCCCAAGGCCGGCCGCATCATGCGCGCCAGTATTCGTTGGCCAGTCCGCGCGACGGCGAACGCGCGGGCTACAACAACCTGTCGCTGACAGTAAAGCGCGTGACCGAGGACCACGGCGGCGTGGCGGCACATGGGGTGTGTTCGAACTATTTGTGCGATCTGGCCAAGAACGACACGGTGCAGGTCATAGGCCCCTTCGGCCATACCTTCTTGATGCCGAACCACCCGCGCGCGAACCTGATCATGATCTGCACGGGCACGGGTTCCGCGCCGATGCGCGCGATGACCGAGCGCTACCGGCGGCGTATCGATACGGGTGAAAACGGCAAGCTGATGCTGTTCTTCGGCGCGCGCACCGAACGCGAACTGCCGTATTTCGGACCGCTGATGAAGCTGCCGCGCGACTTCATCGACATCAATCTGGCGCTGTCGCGCGAGCCCGGCCAGCCCAAGCGCTATGTGCAGGATTTGATCCGCGATCGGGCTGGGCAAGTGCGCGATCTGCTGGCCGATCGCAACACCTGCATCTATGTGTGCGGGCTGAAAGGCATGGAAGTCGGCGTGCTGGACGCCTTGCGTGATGTGACGATGCAGGCGGGGCAGGATTGGTCTATCCTGCACGATGTGCTGCGCCGCGAAGGGCGCCTGCATTTCGAGACCTATTAGCGTCATTCACAAGCGTGACATACGTGAAAAGCACGGCGCGCCTTGAGCGCGCCGTTTGTTTTTCCGGGGGGAAAAAATAAATGAAGTTCGCTGAATTCAAAGACGGCATGTTGATCAAGGCCGGTCCGGTCACCATCACGGAAGCCGAGATCCTGGAGTTCGCCCGCAAGTTCGACCCGCAGTGGTTCCACACCGACCCGCAACGCGCGGCGGAAGGCCGCTGGGGCGGGCTGATCGCCAGCGGGTGGCATACGTGCGCGCTGGCCATGCGCATGGCGGTGGATGCCGCGCTGCATGATTCGGAGTCGTTCGGGTCGCCTGGGTTGGGGGAAGTGCGCTGGCGGACTCCGGTGCGCCCGGGCGATACCTTGCGTTTGGAGGCGCGTGTGCAAGGCGCGAGAACGTCGTCGTCACGCCCGGATCTGGGGATTATCACGTGGTCTTGGACGGTGATCAATCAGCACGACGAAGGCGTGCTGGAAATGGACGCGACGAGTTTGTTTGATCTGTCGGGGGAGAATTAAGGGGGGGATGTGGTGTGATGGGTTTGCGCGATGGAGGCTGCGCGTTTGGCGGATGCATCGCGCGCCACACCCATCCTACGGGCTTGCGGTGGATGATGGGTTTGCGCGGTGGCGGCTGCGTGTTTGGTGGATGCATCGCGCGCTGCACCCATCCTACGGGCTTGCGGTGATTGATGAGTTTGCGCTTTTGGCTGGCGCATCGCGCGCCGCACCGCGTTGTAGGATGGGTGCGGCGCGGGGATGTCGGGGCAAGGACCCTGTCGTATAGCGCGCGTAACCCATCACGGTGCCACCCAAAAAAAATCCCGCCTTCATCGCGAAGGCGGGATTTTCATTCAAGCCTGACAAGCGATCAATAGAACGCCTGGATGCCCGTTTGGGCGCGGCCCAGGATCAGGGCGTGCACGTCGTGGGTGCCTTCGTAGGTGTTGACCACTTCCAGGTTCACCAAATGGCGGGCCACGCCGAATTCGTCCGAAATGCCGTTGCCGCCGAGCATGTCGCGCGCCAGGCGGGCGATGTCCAGGGCCTTGCCGCAGGAATTGCGCTTCATGATGGACGTAATTTCGACGGCGGCGGTGCCTTCGTCCTTCATGCGGCCCAAACGCAGGCAGCCTTGCAGGGCCAGCGTGATTTCGGTTTGCATGTCGGCCAGCTTCTTCTGGATCAGCTGGTTGGCGGCGAGCGGGCGGCCGAATTGCTTGCGGTCCAGCGTGTACTGGCGAGCCGTGTGCCAGCAGGCTTCAGCGGCGCCGACGGCACCCCAGGCGATGCCGTAGCGGGCGGAATTCAAGCACGTGAACGGACCCTTCAGGCCGGACACGCCGGGCATCATCTGGTCTTCGGACACTTCCACTTCGTCCATGACGATTTCGCCGGTGATCGACGCGCGCAGGCCGACCTTGCCGTGGATGGCCGGGGCCGACAGGCCCTTCATGCCCTTGTCCAGAATGAAGCCGCGGATCTTGCCGTCGAAGTCGCCGCCGACGCACTTGGCCCACACCACGAACACGTCCGCGATCGGCGAATTCGTGATCCACATCTTGTTGCCGGAAACCTTGTAGCCGTCGGACGTCTTGACGGCGCGGGTTTCCATGCCGCCGGGGTCGGAACCGTGGTTGGGTTCGGTCAGGCCGAAGCAGCCGATCCACTCGCCGCGCGCCAGCTTGGGCAGGTACTTCTTCTTTTGCGCTTCGCTGCCGAATTCGTTGATCGGCACCATTACCAGCGACGACTGCACGCTCATCATCGAGCGGTAGCCGGAGTCGATGCGTTCGACTTCGCGGGCGATCAGGCCGTAGCTGACGTAGTTCATGCCAGCGCCGCCGTATTCTTCAGGAATGGTGGCGCCCAACAGGCCCAGTTCACCCATTTCCGAGAAGATTTCCGGATCGGTTTTCTCGTTGCGGAAGGCGTTCAGCACGCGGGGGGCAAGCTTGTCCTGCGAATAGGCATAGGCGGCGTCGCGCACCATGCGTTCTTCTTCGGTCAGTTGCTGGTCCAGCAACAGGGGATCTTGCCATTGAAAAGAAGGATTCGAGGACATGCTGGGTCTCCGCTATGGATCCGTATTCGGAATCTAGAAAGTTTAAACCTAAAATAATTCGGGCGGCAAGTTCGGGTTTCCGAGGGCGGCGCGCCTGGGCGCACCGCCGTGTTTGCCCGCCCGGTCGAGGGTTCAGTGCTGAGCTTTGAGCGCCGCGTCGCGGATCTTTTCCAAGGTCGTCGACGGGGTGATGGTTTCGGGGTCGATGAAGCAATGCAGGATGGCCGGCTTGCCGCTGGCCAGGGCGCGTTCGAACGCCGGGCCGAACTGTTCGGTGGTCTCGACGCGTTCACCGTGGCCGCCGAAGGCGCGCGCGTAATCGGCAAAGTCCGGGTTCTTGAGTTCAGTCGCGGACACGCGGCCGGGGTAGTGCTTTTCCTGGTGCATGCGGATGGTGCCGTACATGCCGTTGTCGACCAGCACCACCACGATGGGCAGGTCGTACTGGACGGCGGTGGCGAATTCCTGGCCGTGCATCAGGAAGCAGCCGTCGCCGGCAAAGCAGACAACCGTCTTGTCAGGCCAGACGCGCTTGGCGCCCACTGCCGCGGGCAGGCCGTAACCCATCGAGCCCGACGTCGGCGCCAACTGCGTGCCAAAGCGCGTGAAGCGGTGGAAGCGATGCAGCCAGGTGGCGTAGTTGCCCGCGCCGTTGGTCATGATGGCGTCGGCCGGCAGCGTCTTTTCCAGATACGCCATAACCTGGCCCATTTGCAGCGCGCCCGGGGTCGTGACAGTTTCCGGGTCGCTCCACTTCAGGTACGACTCGCGCATGGCCTGCGTGCCTTCCGCCCACACGGGCTTGGCGGGCGCTTTCAGGCTGCCCAGCGACTCGGCGAACGCAGCGGGCGACGTATTGATGGCCAGCGTGGCGCGGTAGACGCGGCCCAGTTCGGCGGTGTCGGGATGCACGTGCACCAGCTTTTGCTTCGGGACCGGAATGTCCAGCAGCGTGTAGGCCTGGCTGGGGTTTTCGGACATGCGGCCGCCCACCAGCAGGATCAGGTCGGCATCGGCCACGCGCTTGAGCAAAGCCGGGTTGATGCCCAGGCCCACGTCGCCGATGAAGCAGGGGTGATCAGCCGGGAACAGCATCTGGCGGCGGAACGACACCGCCGTGGGCAGCGCATGGCGCTGCGCGAAATCAGCAAACTGCTGCACCGCGCGGGCGTCCCAGCGGGTGCCACCCAGGATGGCGACAGGGTTCTTGGCGTCGGCCAAGAGCTTTTCCAGGTCGGCCAACTGGCCGGCCGTGGGCGCGGATTCAATCAATTCGTAGCGCGGGGCGTCGGCCACCTTGGCCGCTTCCACCAGCATGTCTTCGGGCAGCGCGATCACGACGGGGCCGGGGCGGCCGGACGTGGCGATGTGGAACGCGCGCGAGATCAGTTCGGGAATGCGCTCGACCTGATCGATCTCGGTGACCCACTTGGCCTGCGTGCCGAACACGGCGCGGTAGTCCATTTCCTGAAAGGCTTCGCGCTCGCGCATGCCACGTTCGATCTGGCCCACGAACAGAATCAGCGGCGTGGAATCCTGCTTGGCGATGTGCACGCCGGCCAGCGCGTTGGACGCGCCCGGGCCACGGGTGACCATGCAGATGCCGGGTTCACCGGTCAGCTTGCCGTGGGCGTCCGCCATCATGGCCGCGCCGCCTTCCTGGCGGCACACGGTAACTTTGATATCCGCGTCGTGCAGGCCGTCCAGCACCGCCAGATAGCTCTCGCCGGGAACGCAGAAAACGTGTTTGACGCCCTGGGCGACCAATTGGTCGACCAGAATGTGACCGCCAAGGCGGGAATCTTGCTGAGACATGGTGGGGTGTCGTGGTGAGCCGAGGATAAGACCTTTGAGGATATGTGCCCTGGCCGCACAACGCAATTGATAAAATTGCACAATCTATTGATTCCCCGGCACGTAGTGCCCGTTGGCTTTCAGGCAGTTTTGCAACATGAGAAACGGCATTCCCAACTTGACCGCCCTGCAGGCGTTCGAGGCATCGGCCCGGCTGGGCAGCTTTTCCCGCGCCGCCGAAGAACTGTCCCTGACGCATAGCGCCGTCTACCGGCAGGTGGCCAGCCTGGAAGCGCGGCTGGGCGTGCAGTTGTTCACGCGCGTGCGGCGGCGCATTGTGCTGACCGATCACGGCGCCGAATACGCCGGCCGGATCCGTCACCATCTGGACCAGATCGAAAAAGATACCTTCGGCCTGGTCAGCCGCACGGGCATGGGCCGCAGCATACACATTGCGGTAGTGCCCACGCTGGCCACCACCTGGCTCATCCCGCGCCTGGCGGACTTCCAGCGGACGCATGCCGACATTACCGTCAGCCTGTCGGTGCGCACCTTGCCATTCCAGTTCAAAGACCAGCCGTTCGACGGCGCGCTTTATCATGGCGACGGCTTGTGGCCCGGCACCCAGGGCGGGCTGCTGTTTCCCGAGCGGGAACTGGTGCCCGTCTGCGCGCCCGCGCTTGCCGCCCGCGCCGCCAAGACGGCCGAGGCGGGCGTCAGCGTGCTGGCCGGCATGACGCATCTGCACCTGGCCTCGCGGCCGGACGCCTGGCGCCAGTGGTATGCCGCCAATAACCATCTGTATGGCCCGCAGGCCGCGGGCGGCCCCCGTTATGAACTGTTCACCATGGTGATGGCGGCGGTGCAGGCCGGCTTGGGCGTGGGGCTGATGCCGCGCTTCCTGGCCCAACCCGCGCTGGACCAGGGCACGCTGGCCATGCCCGTGCCGCAATCCCTGACGGTCAGCCAGGGGTATTACTTCGGCTATCCGCAGCGCAGCGAGCGGTCGGATGCGCTCAAGCTCTTCGAAACCTGGCTGAAGTCCGCGGCGGCAGGGGTGGGGGAACGATGAAGGCCATGACGAAGGGAACACCGAGGCAAACAGCGAGGCAAACAGCGAAGGAAACGCCGAAGGGCATGACGACCGCCCGCCCAGCGCTTGCCTCCCAAGCCGATATCGACGCTTTCATCGACGCCGTGTGGCTGGAAGACGGCCTGTCGGCCAACACGCTGGCCGCCTACCGCCGCGACCTGACCGGGTTCGCCCGCTGGCTTGAAGACCCGGAAGCCTATGCCCGCGAAATGGCCGATCGCCATGGCGATGCGGCAAGCGCCCAGGCACTGCCCGTGGAACCGGCCAAACCGCTGTGCGACGCGCAAAAGGCCGACATCGAAGCCTGGTTCGCCTTCCGCCACGAAGAAACCCGCGCCACCACCGCCAACCGCCGCCTGGCCGCGCTGCGCCGATTCTTTGCCTGGGCGCTGCGCGAACGCCGCTCGGAACGCGACCCCTGCCTGACCCTGATCGCCGCCAAGCAGCCGCCGCGCCTGCCCAAGACCCTGTCCGAGCAACAAGTGGACGCCTTGCTGCGCGCGCCCGATGTCACGCAGCCGCGCGGCCTGCGTGACCGCGCCATGCTGGAAACGCTGTACGCCACCGGTTTGCGTGTGTCTGAATTGGTGGGCGTGCGCGCGCTGGACGTCAGCCTGAATGAAGGCGTGGTGCGCGTGGTGCTGGGCAAGGGCGGCAAAGACCGCCTGGTGCCGCTGGGCGCCGAGGCGGCTCACTGGATCGACCTGTATTTGAAAACCGCGCGCCCCGAGCTGGCAGCCGGCCGCCAAAGCGATGCGCTGTTCATCACCGGCCGCGCCGAAGCCATGTCGCGCCAGGCGTTCTGGCAACTGGTGAAGAAGTATGCGTTGCTGGCCGACATCCACGCGCCGCTGTCGCCGCACGTCTTGCGCCACGCCTTCGCCACGCACCTGCTGAACCATGGCGCCGACCTGCGCGTGGTGCAGATGCTGCTGGGCCACGCCGACATTTCCACCACGCAGATCTACACCCACGTCGCGCGCGAGCGCCTGAAGGCGCTGCACGCCGCGCACCATCCGCGCGGTTAGCCGCCCGCGACGACGTTCCCTTTATCTATTCTGATCCGGCAAACCATGAGCAAAGCCCGCCACGTATCCGAAACCCCCGCCACGCAACTCCTCAAGCAGCACAAGGTGCCCTACACCGAACACACCTACGACTACGTGGACCACGGCGGCGCGGGCGAAGCCGCGCGCCAGTTGGGCCTGGACCCGCACGCTGTCGTAAAGACGCTGGTGATGGAAGACGAATCCGCCAAGCCGCTGATCGTCGTCATGCATGGCGACCGCGAAGTCTCCACGAAGAACCTGGCGCGCCAGGCGGGGCTGAAACGGGTCGAGCCCTGCAAGCCCGAGGTGGCGCAGCGGCATTCCGGTTACCAGGTGGGCGGCACGTCGCCCTTCGGCACCCGCAAGAAGATGCCGGTGTGGGTCGAGGCCGACGTGCTGACTTACCCGGTGGTCTACATCAACGGTGGACGGCGCGGTTACCTGATCGGCATCGACCCCAACGCCCTGGTGACGGTGTTGGGCGCCAAGCCGGTGTCCGTGGCACTGGAATAGGGCCGCGACGGCCGCGCAGCAGTCAGGCGCGGTTTAAGGCCTGCTCTTGGGCAGATTGCTCCAGCATCTTTTGATAGGCGCTGTAATAGCAGGCCGCCGCCGCGCGGGCGTGTCCCAGCATGCGGATGCGCACAAGTTCGGTATCGCCGGATAGAAACGCTTCGTACAGGCCCCGCATGCCCTGCAGGATGATGCTGCGGATTTCCTGGTCGTCCATCGTCACCAGGCGCACCACCTGCACGTGATCGATGTAGCGCGAGATCACCTCGGCCAGTTCGCGGTTGGGCACCATCGTCAGCCAGGCCGATCGGAAATGCGCGTTGCTACGCATGAATTCGTCGATGTCGGTGCGGGCGTGCGCGTCTTCGGCGCGTTCCAGGGCAGCCTTCATATCGGCCAGGCCCTTGGGGCCGGCGTGTACCGAGGCCGCGGCGGCCGCGGCGGGTTCAAGCAGCGTGCGGATTTCGAAAATCTCGTTCATCTCGCCCAGCGTGAATCGGCGCAGCACGAAGCCGCGCGCCGTGCCTTCCAGCAAGCCTTCGCTTTTAAGTTGCATCAGCGCTTCGCGCACGGGCATGCGCGACACCTCGAGCTCTTCGGCAATGTCGTGATCCACCAGCCGGTCTTCCAGACGGATCAGGCCCATCTGTATGCGCTCTCGGACGATGCCGTACACCTGTTCACGCAGGTTCGGCTTGCGCGCCGTGTCTCTTGTTGTGGTTTTTGCCTTCATCACTGCCTGCCGGCCTTAATCGTTTTGCGCCTGGAACGCGCAACAAGGCGCGCCCATGCTGGCGCACCTGGTCTCGCGAAACGTGCTTGCCTTGCCCGCGACCAATGCGCTGACGGCCTCCAGCATACCTGTAATCGCATGGCAGACCGGGCGGTCGGACGCGGTGACGGCCATCGCGAATGGGCTGTTGTCCACCTCTAGCGCCAGCGCGTCCGTGCCCTCCGTCTGGAAGCGCCAGACGCCCCAGCCCAGGTCGGCGGCGGCTTGCGTCATCACCTGCAGGAACTGCACGCGGTCGGGCGCGCCTTGCGCCTGATAGGCCCGCGCGGAGGCGCCGCCGTGGCTGCGCACCGATGCCTGCAGGCTGCCAAGTGCTGCGTCGCGTTGCGCGGGCGGCAGGGCGGCGAACAGTCCCATCAATACGTCGGCGCGCAGCATGACGTAGCGGCGGTCGGCATCCAGGATGGCGCCTGCATCGGCGTCCCATACCAGGCGTTCTTGAAGTTGTCCCATTTGATCTGTTCCATCGCCGGGCCGGCGGGTTGTGTAGGCGGGTGCAGCGGCTGTTGGGGCGGGGTTATCCCTTAACAATATATTGTTTAAGTGAGTACTAAACCGCTGATACTAGGGTAAATAATTAGTTTAAAGTTCAACTACTAGTGCTTAAATTCACAACAGTATACTGTTCGCGCGGCGGTGCCGGGCGCCTTTGCAACGATTCCGATATCGGAGGCCGTTCATGATTGACGCATGGTGGGTAAGGTGGTTTGGCAGAGCCGTGGTGGCCTGTCTGGCAATGGTGTGTAGTGGGCTGATGGCGTCCTCGGCGTGGGCTCAGGCGGACAAGCCGGCCGCGCAAGGTGAAGAGCTGAAGATTGCGTATCCGGTGGACGTGCCCTCATGGGATCCCACCGCCGTCACGTTCCCGGCGGGGCAGTCGTTGTACAAGGCGGTCTTCGATTCCGCGCTGTTCATAGACGGGAATCTGAAGCTGCAACCGGCGCTGATCAAAAGCTGGCGCTGGCTGGACGACAAGAACATGCGGCTGGGCATCGTGCTGCGCGACGATGTGACCTTCCACGATGGCTCCAAGCTGACCACCGACGATTTCAAGTTCAGCTTCCTGGACCGTCCCAAGCAGGACAAGCGCCTGGCCATCAACGGCTTCTTCGGTGCGCTGCAAGACATTCAAGTCGCCAGCCCCACCGAAGCCACGATGGTGTTTTCCACACCGACCCCGACGGCGCCGAACTACCTGGGTTTTCTGACCTCGTACATCCTGCCCCACGCCTACTTCGAAAAAGTGGGCGAAGACGGGTTCAAGGCCGCGCCTATTGGCGCCGGTCCGTACAAGGTCGTGCGCTATGAACGCGGCTCCCGCGTGGTGCTGGAGGCGTATGACAAATACTGGGGGCCGAAACCCGCCATCAAGCGCGTGGTGTTCGAGTTCGTGCCGGATTCGTCGGCGCGCGTGGCGATGCTGGAATCGGGTCGGGCCGACGTCGCGGTGCAAATTCCACTGCGTGAAGTCAATCGCCTGAACAAGAACCCCGCGCTGAAGGCCGAGGTCTATCCGTACAGCGAGATCTTCATCCTGCAAATTCCCAGCTACGTGCCGGAATTCCAGAACGAGCACGTGCGGCGCGCCTTGCACCTGGCCATCAACAAGCAGGCCATCTCCAAGGCTTTCTACGCCAACGTGGCCAAGCCGCTTTCCGTGTTGGCCACCCCCGGGTCGCCGGGCGACGTGGCCGGGTTCAACTATGCGTTCGACAAGGCCGCGGCGCAGGCCGAGCTGGCACGCGCGGGATACGGGCCGGACAAGCCGTTGAAGATCCAGTTCCTGTCGACCAACAACACCTTTCCCAGCGACTACGAAATGGCGCGCGCC containing:
- the boxB gene encoding benzoyl-CoA 2,3-epoxidase subunit BoxB → MSGINYTDKIPNNVNLSGDRTLQRALEHWQPNYLQWWQDMGPDGSHGFDVYLRTAVSVEPDGWANFDHVRMPDYRWGIFLAPQDGQRKIHFGENIGRDVWQDVPGEHRANLRRIIVTQGDTEPASIEQQRHLGLTAPSQYDLRNLFQINVEEGRHLWAMVYLLHRYFGRDGREEADALLQRTSGDADNPRILGAFNEKTPDWLAFYMFTYFTDRDGKFQLCALAESSFDPLARTTKFMLTEEAHHMFVGESGISRVIQRTCEVMNQLKTDDPQSVRAAGVIDLPTIQRYLNFHYSVTIDLFGADQSSNAAIFYGSGLKGRYEESKRTDDHQLKNDTYRVLTVNNGKLNEVEVPMLNALNEVLRDDFIRDSVAGIGRWNKVIEKSGIPFRLQVPHKAFNRQIGTLAGIRMSPEGEIVSEAQWQANSHKWLPTPEDRAFVASLMGRVTEPGKFANWIAPPVMGVNRQPVNFDYVRFN
- a CDS encoding thiamine pyrophosphate-binding protein, translated to MSQQDSRLGGHILVDQLVAQGVKHVFCVPGESYLAVLDGLHDADIKVTVCRQEGGAAMMADAHGKLTGEPGICMVTRGPGASNALAGVHIAKQDSTPLILFVGQIERGMREREAFQEMDYRAVFGTQAKWVTEIDQVERIPELISRAFHIATSGRPGPVVIALPEDMLVEAAKVADAPRYELIESAPTAGQLADLEKLLADAKNPVAILGGTRWDARAVQQFADFAQRHALPTAVSFRRQMLFPADHPCFIGDVGLGINPALLKRVADADLILLVGGRMSENPSQAYTLLDIPVPKQKLVHVHPDTAELGRVYRATLAINTSPAAFAESLGSLKAPAKPVWAEGTQAMRESYLKWSDPETVTTPGALQMGQVMAYLEKTLPADAIMTNGAGNYATWLHRFHRFTRFGTQLAPTSGSMGYGLPAAVGAKRVWPDKTVVCFAGDGCFLMHGQEFATAVQYDLPIVVVLVDNGMYGTIRMHQEKHYPGRVSATELKNPDFADYARAFGGHGERVETTEQFGPAFERALASGKPAILHCFIDPETITPSTTLEKIRDAALKAQH
- a CDS encoding MaoC family dehydratase — its product is MKFAEFKDGMLIKAGPVTITEAEILEFARKFDPQWFHTDPQRAAEGRWGGLIASGWHTCALAMRMAVDAALHDSESFGSPGLGEVRWRTPVRPGDTLRLEARVQGARTSSSRPDLGIITWSWTVINQHDEGVLEMDATSLFDLSGEN
- a CDS encoding acyl-CoA dehydrogenase yields the protein MSSNPSFQWQDPLLLDQQLTEEERMVRDAAYAYSQDKLAPRVLNAFRNEKTDPEIFSEMGELGLLGATIPEEYGGAGMNYVSYGLIAREVERIDSGYRSMMSVQSSLVMVPINEFGSEAQKKKYLPKLARGEWIGCFGLTEPNHGSDPGGMETRAVKTSDGYKVSGNKMWITNSPIADVFVVWAKCVGGDFDGKIRGFILDKGMKGLSAPAIHGKVGLRASITGEIVMDEVEVSEDQMMPGVSGLKGPFTCLNSARYGIAWGAVGAAEACWHTARQYTLDRKQFGRPLAANQLIQKKLADMQTEITLALQGCLRLGRMKDEGTAAVEITSIMKRNSCGKALDIARLARDMLGGNGISDEFGVARHLVNLEVVNTYEGTHDVHALILGRAQTGIQAFY
- the boxA gene encoding benzoyl-CoA 2,3-epoxidase subunit BoxA, with product MNAPLPAQVLKQHLIDPEICIRCNTCEETCPVDAITHDSNNYVVDPDICNGCMACVPPCPTGSIDNWRLMVRSEAYSVQEQLGWEELPKEKALPVADEAVAAAAPSDDVSEALAQPSGQASFTLPGASVPPWSAAHPYVNLYTHKAPMTATVVGNYRVTGADTESDIHHIVLDFGELPFPVLEGQSIGILPPGVDAQGRPHHARQYSLASPRDGERAGYNNLSLTVKRVTEDHGGVAAHGVCSNYLCDLAKNDTVQVIGPFGHTFLMPNHPRANLIMICTGTGSAPMRAMTERYRRRIDTGENGKLMLFFGARTERELPYFGPLMKLPRDFIDINLALSREPGQPKRYVQDLIRDRAGQVRDLLADRNTCIYVCGLKGMEVGVLDALRDVTMQAGQDWSILHDVLRREGRLHFETY
- the boxC gene encoding 2,3-epoxybenzoyl-CoA dihydrolase, which codes for MSSTANGAESRLEVRPESRPESLAEARVDFRTQPGQYRHWRLSFDGPVATLAMDVAEDGGLRPGYKLKLNSYDLGVDIELHDALQRIRFEHPEVKSVVVTSMKDRIFCSGANIFMLGLSSHAWKVNFCKFTNETRNGIEDSSRHSGLKFIAALNGACAGGGYELALACDEILLVDDRSSSVALPEVPLLGVLPGTGGLTRVTDKRRVRHDHADIFCTLVEGVRGQRAKDWRLVDDVVKPARFEEAVRERAMALAESSDRQGTEPGIALTPIERTEGADHLSYRYVDIQVDRDKRLATWTVRAPEGEVPSELADIMAAGAAWWPLQMARELDDAILTMRTNELDIGTWIFKTEGDAAAVLAADATLQRHAGHWFVRETAGMLRRTLARLDVTSRSLFALIEPGSCFVGTLLELALAADRSYMLDSEADAGADVDEPAAQIVVGERNFGAYPMVNGQSRLQRRFYEEIEPLEAVRARAGQALSAVDALNLGLVTYAPDSIDWDDEVRMMLEERRALSPDALTGLEANLRFGGKETMETRIFGRLTAWQNWIFNRPNAAGDKGALKLYGKGEQAAFDWKRV